Proteins found in one Acidobacteriota bacterium genomic segment:
- a CDS encoding PadR family transcriptional regulator, giving the protein MLTRTEKERLELMQGSLDLLILRTLIFGPHHGQAIAHAIQDSSGKELLVEHGALYPALQRLEEHGWIAAEWGTSSNNRRARFYELTRSGRAQLTRATEKWKRFAAAMGRVLEAKEV; this is encoded by the coding sequence ATGCTGACCAGAACGGAAAAGGAACGCCTGGAACTGATGCAGGGCTCGCTCGATTTGCTCATCCTGCGGACGTTGATTTTTGGCCCGCACCACGGGCAAGCGATCGCGCACGCCATTCAGGACTCCTCGGGCAAGGAACTGCTGGTGGAACACGGCGCGCTTTATCCGGCCTTGCAGCGGCTGGAAGAGCACGGCTGGATCGCGGCCGAATGGGGAACGTCGAGTAACAACCGGCGAGCGCGTTTCTACGAACTCACACGCAGCGGACGGGCACAACTGACGCGCGCGACGGAGAAATGGAAACGGTTTGCGGCGGCGATGGGCCGCGTACTGGAGGCAAAAGAGGTGTAG